CGGCAGGGAGTGCGAGTATGAGTTTGAGGGAGCAACCGCGCCGCCTGGGCAAAGGCCTTGCCGCACTGATGGGTGGCGAAGGCATGGACCGCACCCTCACGCCGGCGGAAGGGGTGCGCGATCTGGCGATCGCCTCGCTGCATCCCGGGCCGTTCCAGCCGCGCCAGGGGATGGATGAAGACGCCTTGGAGGAGCTGGCCGCGTCGCTCAAATCGCGCGGCGTGCTCCAACCTCTGCTGGTGCGGGCGCATCCTGAAAAGACCGGTCAGTACCAGATCATTGCAGGTGAGCGCCGCTGGCGGGCCGCGCAGCGGGCCGGGTTGCACGAAGTTCCCGTGCTGCTGCGGGATCTGTCGGATGCCGATGCCATGGCGGCCGGGCTGGTCGAGAACCTGCAGCGGCAGGATCTCGACCCGATCGAAGAAGCGCAGGGATATCAACGACTGCTTGCGGAATTCGGGATGATCCAGGAAGACCTCGCCGCCGCAGTGGCGAAATCCCGGCCTCACATCACCAACATGCTCCGGCTGCTCAATCTGCCCGAATCGGTGCAGACCGTATTGCGCTCGGGCGATCTGACCATCGGCCATGCGCGCGCGTTGTTGCAGCACCCCGACCCGCAGGCGGCGGCGCGGGCGGTGATCGCCAACCGATTGACGGTTCGCCAGACCGAAGCGATGGTCGCAGCGGCGCTGACCCCCAAGGCCAAGCCGGTCGAACCTGCCGATCCGTCGAGTACCGCAACGAAGATGCTGGAGCGGGAGTTATGCGAGCTGCTGGGGTTGAAAGTACGGATTTCGTTCGACGGGAAAGGCGGCGTGGTCAGTATGTCCTATCAGAATCTCGAACAGCTGGATGGAATTCTGGCGCTCCTGCGGGGACATCAGTAGGGATCGTGTCGCCTGAAACTGACCATTGCTGCCGGTTGGCCGGGACCATCGCGATGGTTGACGCTTAGAGCGCCGTATGGAACCAGAATCATCCACGCGCCCACCCGGCGCGCGCCTCGCTCCGCAGGTCATCGCCGACCTCGCGGCTCTGGGTCGTCAGGTCGAGTTTCCCGCAGGGGCAGAGCTGTTCGGTCCCGGCACACCGTGCCTCAATTTTCCCGTGGTGCGGCGCGGGCAGGTAGCGGTGGTGCATCATGGCGCGCCGGGGCAGGAAATCCAGCTCTACCGATTATCGGTCGACGAGCCGTGCATTCTCAGCCTCGCGGCGATGCTTGGGAATTCACCCTATGGTGCAACCGCGACAACGATGGTGAAATCTGCAATTCTCATTGTCCCGGTCAATGTCCTGCGTCGGGAATTGTCGCGTAACGAGCCGCTGCAGATGGGTCTTTATTACAACTTCGCCAATCGTCTGAACGAAGTGATGGCGCTGGTCAGCGCCGTGACGTTCGAGCCGCTGGGCAAGCGGGTGCTCGCCAGCCTGCTCCGCCATGCGACCGATGATGACGATATCGCCATGACGCATGAGGGACTGGCGCAGGAACTCGGATCGGCTCGCGAGGTGGTGAGCCGCCTGCTGTCGGGTTTCGCGGCCGATGGCCTCATCAGCATGCGGCGTGGTCATATCCGCCTGCTCGATCGGATGAAAATTTTCGCGCTGGTCGGTGAGCGCAGTCACTGACGGGCGCTCGGGCACCGTCTAGCATCGAGTCCGGTCACATCATTGACCGACTTCATTTTCCAGGAACGGATACGACGCGCCATGACACGAAATGCTGGCTTGATCGATCGGAGTTTGCGGGTCGCCCTTGGCCTCGCGCTCATCATCGCTGCTGCAACCCACACGATCGGGATTTGGGGATACATCGGCATCGTGCCGCTGCTCACCGGCTTCGTCGGGTATTGCCCGGCCTATCGCCTGCTCGGCCTGAGTACCTGCCCGGTCCGCCGGAACTGAGCCAAAGGAGACCTGCGACGGGAATGGTCCGGCAGTCGGCCATTCCCGTTCTTTCTCCGGATCCCGAACAAATCAATCCGCAGGCGGCTCAGTGTCGTCCGCCCCAGCCACCACCGTGACCCCAGCCGCCACCCCAACCGTCGTGGTCACCGCCCCAACCCCTGCCCCAGCCACCACCCCAGCCACCGCCGAAAAACAGGCTGCCGGTCACGACCGGCGCGGGTGCGACATAGGCGGGTGCCGGATAGGCGGAGGCGGAGTAGGCATTGTAGCCGCCCCCGTATCCATAGCCATACGTGCTCGGATAGTAGACACAGCCGGAGAGCCCAATGGCGGCCGCGCCGGCCGCGATCAGAACCAGTCCCTTGCGCAGTATCGGTTTCATCTTATCACCTCGCTTGAACATCATGAATGATATAGGGACTCTCTTGTGGCAGGGATGAGGCGATTTGCCGCCTAAATTGTAACATGGCGCAACGCTTCGCCTTCATGCTGCCGCGATGCAGGCCACATTACGCCCCAGCCGGGCGCCAGAAACAAGCTCGATAGATCGGGAGATACGCTGATGCGCACATCATTTCGTTTCGCGCTGGCCTTGACTACCGCCGTGGCGACGATCCTCGCCGGGACCGGCGCCGCATCGGCACAGGAAAGTCCAACAGCGCCGCCGGAGCGGGTCGGGCAGATCGCGCAGCTAAGGGGCGGGGTATCGTTCGATACATCAGGCGCGAGCGACTGGACCACGGCTGTGCTCAATTATCCCGTGACCGGGGGCGACGCCCTATACACCCAGCCCGGTGGCGAGGCGGCGATCGCGATCGATTGGAGCCGGATCAGCCTCAACCAGGCGACCGAGTTTCAGATAACCTCCATCGGCTCGCAGGTGGTGCAGGGCGCGCTGTCTCAGGGAGAAATCTATCTGGATGTGCGCGATCTGGCACCGGGGCAGAGCTACGCCATCACCACGGCGCGCGGCACCGTGACCATTTCCCAGAACGGGCGCTACGATATTCTCGCCGGCGATCAGTCAAGCCCGACCACGGTAACCGTGATCGCCGGCGCCGCCCAATTGCAAGGGCGGGACGTGTCGCTCGATATCGCCACCGGGCAGACGGCGACACTGGAAGGAGCCGATCCGGTAACGGCAACTCTGGGGCCGGAACAGCGCGATCCGTTCGTCACCCGCCTGCTGGCGGTGCGCTATGCGCCACCGCCGTCCTATGTGCCGCAGGCGGTGAGCCAGATGACCGGAGGCTACCAGCTCGCACAATACGGGACCTGGTCCGAGACGCCACAGTATGGCGCGGTTTGGTATCCGCGCGTCGCCGCGAGCTGGGTGCCGTACCGCGACGGCCATTGGGCCTATGTCGCCCCCTGGGGCTGGACGTGGGTGGACAACGACCCGTGGGGATTCGCCCCGTTCCACTACGGGCGTTGGATCCACGAAGACGGGCGCTGGGGCTGGACCCCTGTCGCCTATCAGGAGCCGCCAACCTACCAGCCGGTCTATGCCCCGGCGCTGGTGAGTTTTTTCGATGTCGGGTCCGGGGTTTCGATCGGCGTCGGGGTGACGGCGGCGGCGTTCGCGGCGGGATCGATCGGATGGGTGCCGCTGGCGCCCGACGAGCCGTATCTGCCGTGGTATCACTGCCCGCCGCGTTATGTTCGGCAGATCAATTATTACAACGTACGGGATCCGGGAAGATTTGCCGATATCCATGATAGGGCAATTATCGATCGTTACGGACCGGCCCGATTGATCAATTGGCATGGCGCGACCGTTATTCCGGCTGCGGCGATGCGCCGGGGCGATCCGGTGGGGCGGTTTGGGCGGCCCGCGCCCCGCACATGGCTGGCCGATGCTCGCCCGGTGCCACCGGCCGCTTTCCAGCCGGGGCGGCTGCCCGGACCGGGCGGCGCACATCCACCAGGGCCCGGACCGATCGCGCAGCACGGCGGCCATTTCGACCCGCATGGCTTCGGCCGCTTGCCCGAGGCGCCAGGTCGGCTGGTGCATCGGGTTGCGGCTCCAGCCCCTCGCCCGGCTCCCTTCGCCGCCGCGCGCGGCCTGCCGGTCGGGCATCCGGGCCCGATCGATCACGCCACGATGCGCCCGCCGATGCATGTGATGCCTCACGGCGCACCTTCTCCCAACGGACGACCGGAGTTTCAAACACATCCCGTAGCGGCTGGACGCCCGATGACCCCCGCGATCACGGAACATCCCCGCATGCCGAACATGCCGAGTGTGCCGAACATGCCGCGACCGCCCGGCCCGCATCAGGGACCGGATCAGCATAAACTGCCGCAACAGAGGCCGTACACTCCGCCCTTTCATCCGGGACCGCAGCAACGCCCGCAGCTTCATGCCCCCCAGTTCCGCTCGCCGGAAGCCAGGCCCCCTGAAGCCGGACCG
This sequence is a window from Acidiphilium acidophilum. Protein-coding genes within it:
- a CDS encoding ParB/RepB/Spo0J family partition protein, which codes for MSLREQPRRLGKGLAALMGGEGMDRTLTPAEGVRDLAIASLHPGPFQPRQGMDEDALEELAASLKSRGVLQPLLVRAHPEKTGQYQIIAGERRWRAAQRAGLHEVPVLLRDLSDADAMAAGLVENLQRQDLDPIEEAQGYQRLLAEFGMIQEDLAAAVAKSRPHITNMLRLLNLPESVQTVLRSGDLTIGHARALLQHPDPQAAARAVIANRLTVRQTEAMVAAALTPKAKPVEPADPSSTATKMLERELCELLGLKVRISFDGKGGVVSMSYQNLEQLDGILALLRGHQ
- a CDS encoding Crp/Fnr family transcriptional regulator; its protein translation is MEPESSTRPPGARLAPQVIADLAALGRQVEFPAGAELFGPGTPCLNFPVVRRGQVAVVHHGAPGQEIQLYRLSVDEPCILSLAAMLGNSPYGATATTMVKSAILIVPVNVLRRELSRNEPLQMGLYYNFANRLNEVMALVSAVTFEPLGKRVLASLLRHATDDDDIAMTHEGLAQELGSAREVVSRLLSGFAADGLISMRRGHIRLLDRMKIFALVGERSH
- a CDS encoding YgaP family membrane protein, which translates into the protein MTRNAGLIDRSLRVALGLALIIAAATHTIGIWGYIGIVPLLTGFVGYCPAYRLLGLSTCPVRRN
- a CDS encoding DUF6600 domain-containing protein, with protein sequence MRTSFRFALALTTAVATILAGTGAASAQESPTAPPERVGQIAQLRGGVSFDTSGASDWTTAVLNYPVTGGDALYTQPGGEAAIAIDWSRISLNQATEFQITSIGSQVVQGALSQGEIYLDVRDLAPGQSYAITTARGTVTISQNGRYDILAGDQSSPTTVTVIAGAAQLQGRDVSLDIATGQTATLEGADPVTATLGPEQRDPFVTRLLAVRYAPPPSYVPQAVSQMTGGYQLAQYGTWSETPQYGAVWYPRVAASWVPYRDGHWAYVAPWGWTWVDNDPWGFAPFHYGRWIHEDGRWGWTPVAYQEPPTYQPVYAPALVSFFDVGSGVSIGVGVTAAAFAAGSIGWVPLAPDEPYLPWYHCPPRYVRQINYYNVRDPGRFADIHDRAIIDRYGPARLINWHGATVIPAAAMRRGDPVGRFGRPAPRTWLADARPVPPAAFQPGRLPGPGGAHPPGPGPIAQHGGHFDPHGFGRLPEAPGRLVHRVAAPAPRPAPFAAARGLPVGHPGPIDHATMRPPMHVMPHGAPSPNGRPEFQTHPVAAGRPMTPAITEHPRMPNMPSVPNMPRPPGPHQGPDQHKLPQQRPYTPPFHPGPQQRPQLHAPQFRSPEARPPEAGPHTVRRPTMPPQAGSPQAGRPMSPPPRPQGRPQFHPQPRVQPQQFHPPSRPQPEQFHPQPPQFHPQARPQPHQFHPRPQPQQFHPPARPQPHPQPHPPGRPNDPNDHHP